From a region of the Castanea sativa cultivar Marrone di Chiusa Pesio chromosome 10, ASM4071231v1 genome:
- the LOC142612728 gene encoding phospholipase D gamma 1-like isoform X3 — protein MAHPEYPQTSSFGASSHVQGQKAMPFQTNKVSLKVLLLHGNLDIWVREAKNLPNLDTLHSRFREKFAELKAKVRSKIEGHLCDNNRSSDPYVTVSVSGAVIGRTFVISNNENPAWMQHFNVPVAHYAAEVHFFVKDSYVVGSETMGAVKIPVKQLCSGMKVEGTFPILDDSGKPCKAGAVLSLSIQYTPVDKMNNYHGVDSGPDCQGVPGTYFPLRKGGKVTLYQDAHVHDGCLPNLKLDGDVQYEHRSCWNDIFEAITRARHLIYIAGWSVYHTVRLIRDVNKATDCMLGDLLKTKSKEGVRVLLLVWDDPTSKSFLGHKREGIMHTNDEETRHFFKHSSVQVLLCPRSAGKGRSLVKKKEAGIIYSHHQKTVIVDTDAGHCKRKIMAFVGGLDLCKGRYDTPIHPLFRTLQTVHKDDYRNTNFMEPTVGCPRQPWHDLHCCIDGPAAYDILTNFEERWLKESKPHGLRKLIGSSYDDALLMLESISDIIGKAEFPSQSQNDPEGWHVQVFRSIDSNSVEGFPEDPKFATSRNLLCGKNVLIDMSINTAYVKAIRAAQKFIYIENQYFLGSSYNWDSHKNLGANNLIPIEIALKIVNKIKANQRFSAYIIIPMWPEAASIVRQQILYWQHKTMQMMYEMIYNALKEVGLETEYEPQDYLNFFCLGNREASDREESLDAEDSTAVMTPQVFPLAA, from the exons ATGGCTCATCCTGAATATCCTCAAACATCATCATTTGGAGCCTCAAGCCATGTTCAGGGTCAAAAAGCCATGCCATTTCAGACCAACAAGGTTTCCCTTAAGGTTTTGCTGTTACATGGGAACTTAGATATCTGGGTCAGGGAGGCCAAAAACCTTCCTAACTTGGATACGTTACATAGCAGATTCAGAGAAAAGTTTGCCGAATTGAAGGCGAAAGTTCGCAGCAAAATTGAGGGGCATTTGTGTGATAATAACAGAAGTAGCGATCCATATGTCACAGTATCAGTATCAGGTGCTGTAATAGGGAGGACTTTTGTGATTAGTAATAATGAGAACCCTGCTTGGATGCAGCATTTTAATGTTCCTGTTGCACATTATGCTGCAGAAGTGCATTTTTTTGTCAAAGACAGTTATGTTGTTGGCTCAGAGACTATGGGTGCTGTGAAAATTCCAGTGAAGCAATTATGCTCTGGAATGAAAGTTGAGGGGACCTTCCCAATCCTTGATGACAGTGGGAAGCCTTGTAAGGCTGGAGCTGTCTTGAGTTTATCAATTCAGTACACCCCAGTGGATAAAATGAACAATTATCATGGAGTAGATTCAGGTCCTGATTGCCAAGGGGTCCCAGGTACCTACTTTCCACTTAGGAAAGGTGGAAAAGTGACACTATATCAAGATGCACATGTTCATGATGGTTGCCTTCCCAATTTGAAGCTTGATGGTGATGTTCAATATGAGCATAGGAGTTGTTGGAATGATATCTTTGAGGCAATAACTCGAGCCCGTCATTTGATATACATTGCAGGGTGGTCAGTGTACCACACAGTTAGACTGATTCGAGATGTTAATAAAGCAACAGATTGCATGCTGGGGGATCTTCTGAAAACCAAGTCAAAAGAAGGTGTAAGAGTGCTGCTCCTTGTATGGGATGATCCTACTTCTAAGAGCTTTTTGGGACATAAAAGA GAGGGCATCATGCATACTAATGATGAGGAGACTCGCCATTTTTTCAAGCACTCTTCGGTGCAAGTGCTACTCTGCCCCCGATCAGCTGGAAAAGGACGTAGCTTGGTCAAAAAGAAG GAAGCTGGAATAATCTATAGTCATCATCAGAAAACAGTAATTGTGGATACTGATGCAGGTCACTGTAAAAGAAAGATCATGGCATTTGTTGGAGGTCTTGATTTATGCAAGGGCAGATATGATACTCCAATACATCCTCTTTTTAGGACTTTACAAACAGTGCACAAAGATGACTATCGTAACACTAACTTCATG GAGCCTACTGTTGGCTGTCCAAGACAACCGTGGCATGATTTGCATTGTTGTATTGATGGTCCAGCTGCATATGACATCCTCACCAATTTTGAGGAGCGCTGGTTGAAGGAATCAAAACCTCATGGGCTTCGAAAGCTAATTGGATCATCATATGATGATGCTCTACTTATGCTTGAAAGTATTTCTGACATCATCGGGAAGGCAGAGTTTCCTTCCCAAAGTCAGAATGATCCAGAGGGTTGGCATGTACAG GTTTTTCGCTCAATTGATTCCAATTCCGTGGAAGGATTTCCTGAGGACCCAAAATTCGCTACTAGCAGG AACCTTTTATGTGGGAAGAATGTACTGATTGACATGAGCATAAATACAGCATATGTGAAGGCAATCCGTGCTGCccaaaaattcatatatattgaGAACCAATACTTCCTTGGGTCATCATACAATTGGGATTCTCACAAGAACTTAG GTGCTAACAATTTGATACCGATTGAAATTGCTCTCAAAAttgttaacaaaataaaagcGAATCAGAGGTTCTCTGCATATATCATTATCCCAATGTGGCCAGAAGCTGCAAGCATTGTCAGGCAGCAGATTCTCTATTGGCAG CATAAAACAATGCAAATGATGTATGAAATGATTTATAATGCTTTAAAGGAGGTTGGACTTGAGACCGAATATGAGCCACAAGactatttgaatttcttttgccTGGGCAATCGTGAGGCATCAGATAGGGAAGAAAGTTTAGATGCAGAAGATTCCACTGCAGTAATGACTCCTCAAGTATTTCCCTTAGCTGCCTGA
- the LOC142613273 gene encoding homeobox protein HD1, which translates to MQEPNLGMIGGGGSSGGLSGEVAISGDHLRQLKAEIATHPLYEQLLNAHVSCLRVATPIDQLPLIDAQLAQSHHLLRSYASQHSHSLPPHERQELDNFLAQYLLVLCSFKEQLQQHVRVHAVEAVVACREIENTLQALTGVSLSEGTGATMSDDEDDLQMDFSLDQSGGDGHDMMGFGPLLPTESERSLMERVRQELKIELKQGFKSKIEDVREEILRKRRAGKLPGDTTTVLKNWWQQHSKWPYPTEDDKAKLVEETGLQLKQINNWFINQRKRNWHSNSQSVTSLKSKRKR; encoded by the exons ATGCAAGAACCAAACTTGGGAATGAtaggtggtggtggtagtaGCGGTGGGTTAAGTGGTGAAGTAGCAATTTCCGGTGACCACCTCCGCCAACTCAAGGCGGAGATTGCTACCCACCCACTCTACGAGCAGCTTCTCAACGCACACGTGTCGTGTCTCCGTGTCGCGACCCCGATTGATCAGTTGCCTTTGATCGACGCGCAGCTAGCTCAGTCTCATCATCTGTTGCGCTCTTATGCCTCTCAACATAGCCATTCTCTCCCTCCACATGAGCGTCAAGAACTTGACAACTTCTTG GCACAGTATTTGTTAGTTTTGTGCAGTTTCAAAGAACAGCTTCAGCAACATGTCAGAGTCCATGCCGTAGAGGCTGTCGTGGCTTGCCGTGAAATAGAAAATACCTTACAGGCCCTTACAG GAGTAAGCCTGAGTGAAGGCACTGGTGCAACAATGTCAGATGATGAGGATGATCTGCAGATGGATTTCTCTCTCGATCAATCTGGTGGTGACGGGCATGACATGATGGGATTTGGTCCACTGCTTCCAACAGAATCTGAAAGGTCACTTATGGAGAGAGTTCGGCAGGAATTGAAGATTGAACTGAAACAG GGTTTCAAGTCAAAAATTGAAGACGTTAGGGAGgaaatattaagaaaaagaagggcAGGGAAATTACCAGGTGACACAACTACAGTGTTGAAGAATTGGTGGCAGCAGCACTCAAAGTGGCCTTACCCAACT GAAGATGACAAGGCAAAACTGGTAGAGGAGACAGGGTTGCAGCTGAAGCAAATTAACAATTGGTTCATCAACCAAAGGAAGCGCAATTGGCACAGCAACTCTCAGTCTGTTACCTCTTTAAAGTCTAAGCGCAAAAGGTAG
- the LOC142612085 gene encoding putative histone H2B.3, whose product MAPTKVKKKPAEKKPAEKKPVVAEKAPTKAEKKISKEGSSDLKKKKKKKEVKKSIEISRRHYLFKVLKQVHLDIGISSKAMWIMNSFIYDTFEKLA is encoded by the coding sequence ATGGCACCCACAAAGGTAAAGAAGAAGCCAGCGGAGAAGAAGCCAGCGGAGAAGAAACCAGTGGTGGCGGAGAAAGCTCCGACGAAGGCCGAGAAGAAGATCTCGAAGGAAGGCAGTAgcgatttgaagaagaagaagaagaagaaggaggtcAAGAAGAGCATCGAGATCTCAAGAAGGCACTACCTCTTCAAGGTTCTCAAACAGGTTCACCTCGATATTGGGATTTCGAGCAAGGCTATGTGGATTATGAACAGCTTCATCTACGATACCTTCGAGAAGCTTGCCTAG